The window TGTGGATTGAAGCGATTcatttttctgtagctttcttcagtctgtaaaaatatacctcagatttcttGTCAAATCAGTATTGagtgtttttcgcggcattcactcagtgggcgtgaccgcagtctcAACGGCCGATGGTGACGTCACGACAGTTTTGCGTTGCAACCAATCATCAAGTGACTGCAGGTATTCAAATCTCCACAGCTGGACTTGTGTTTTTCACATTTGATTTACTTCATAAACTCAATTCTGCCAAGTTTAGTCTGAAAAACATCACATTATCCAGCGAATTTTCTCCAGAAACATATCATTATGATCTtttcttaatttattaattattatgcaGCCTCAGAGGGGTGTCCAAACATGTGCATAAAACTAAATCTAAATATTCTCTGAAGATCTTTGTTTTAAATCACGTGTTTTCCACTGATGTTCCGTCGAACACCGCTAGAGGTCCTCAGCTGCTTTAAACTCCACACAGGAACATTGCTATAAAAACATGTGCATATTTCTAAACAGATTTACAGATATTTAATGTAgacttaaaatgaataaaaaagaatACAAATCTATCAACAACATGatgtaacattattttcattattgtcttttttagtacaaatatttaaacattcttaaatactgaaaaatgatcaaaatgaagtgagtttgtgcttaaaacaagaacaaatatctcaCAATGGAGTCAGAAAAATCGTCTTAATTCAAAGagaaaacatgattatttttctgactcatttggcagatatttgttcttgttttaatcaCAAACTCATTTTCCAGTCTTAATATCTCCAGTCgtttctcttctccagtaaatgaaTCTTGATTGTGAATGTTGAGATGTTTGTGCAGATGAAGATCATCATGTTTTGCAGTGAAGTCTGTATGTACACAAGCTGAGGTTCTGAATCTCTGCTAAAGCTCGTAGAAGTCCAGATGAGCGCCGGACGGGAAGTCGTCGTCCAGCAGGAGCTTCATGAGTTTGGCTCCGGACTCGCGGCAGGAGAGCAGCTGACCCTCGGAGCACATGGAGCAGAAGGAGCGCCGCAGCGTCAGGTCTCCAGAGAAACGCCGCGCCTGAAGCTGCATGTCTGTGTCCAGAGGACCTGCGGCACCGCCAGATCAGAAACATGTTCGAGAGTCTTCCTCACACACTTCTTTTGATTTGATCAGTGTGTCTTTGTCACAGTGGCCCcagattttaagttaatatttcagtAACACATTTGCATGTTCACAATTGTTCTCTGATGTCGggtaatggtcacatgacatgcaggtaaaaaataaaatattgcatcttttttagtaagtgttattttgattgtttgcttttattttaatattagttgttttacatttatgtaaaaaaaattacatttacttactttttttaagttgttttatggtttaatttttagtgttttattttacatatttattgattataattttacatttttatgattacatttttagtGGGTGAtaattttgattgttttattttttacatttttatgattttttagtatttaatttaaaaaaattctattttattttgacactttattatttaagttttggtaagtgttttattttttgttttaattttaaattctttattttaattttacatttttatgatttaatatttagtagtatgttttatgtgttttaattccttttctgttttaattctttctcttttctttttttacattttatgatttaatttgtAGTAagggttttattttttgtttttattttaaaattatttattttatttttaatttatttttaattttttattaagtgttttattaattttatgatttatttattatttttagtaattgtatttttcatgttttaattttaaattgtttatttattttattttttacattttatgatttaaaaatttaataaagggttttattttgtttctattttaaaattatgtattttattttttagagcattttatgattttatttgttatttagtgttttattaattttacatttttatgatttaatttttagtgttttattttaatttatttaaatttgatattctttatgatttaatttctagtaattttatttttgttgtttttattttaaaattattataattttacaattttatgatttaatttttagtgttttattttaattgtttttatttatttaaatttgatattctttatgatttaatttctagcaattattttatttttgttgtttttattttaaaaatatttattataattttacaattttatgatttaattttttattttgttttattttgtttttattttaattatttatttagattttatgtttatgatttaatttgtagcttttattttaaatgtttttatttttaattgtttattttattttgacattttattatttaatttttagtaagtgtttttttttttaaattaattatttattttgattttaagtttatgaatgttttattttaaatgtctttattttcaatagtttatttattttaaggatTTTTAAATCCTGCCACAAACAAACAGTAGCAGTGTTTCTGTATGTCGCTACAGGTCATTTCTGCATCATCAGACACTCACCCGGAGCGTAACTCAGCACTCGGACGTCCGGCTCCTCCTCGGCCAACACTCGGAACATCATGTCCCGGGCGGCTTTCCCGGTGCAGTACAGGACCCAGGACGGGAAGGGCTTCAGCGCGCACAGAGAGCTGATGTTGACCACCGTGCGCCGCAGGCCGAGACGACGAGGAAACGCCTGCAGAACGCCAGCCGTCAGACTGAGAGCGGCGCTCACGTTGAGCGACAGGTACCGGTTGACCTCCGCGGGGTCCGTGAACGTCTGAGCGAAGCGAGACACGTCGCCCAGAGAGGCTGGAAAGAGAGAGGAGACGCTGTCACACATCATATACTTTATAAACACATATTTGTGTTATCAGTGATGAGGCGAGCTTCAGCACACCTGCGTTGTTGATCAGAAGCAGGTGCTCCATTTCAGACGAGGACGTCTCTTTAGCCGCCTGAAGCGTTTTCTCCACGCCCTCCGTCTTCTCCAGATCCGCCTGCACGCAGCGCACGTCCAGTTTGTTCTGTCCACCATACAGGGTCACGATGTCTTCCTTCACCTCGTTCAGCTGATCCGCGGTCCGGGCCACCAGCAGCAGGACGGATCCGGGCTTCAGCAGGCAGCTCAGCTGGAACGCCAGCGTCCGGCCGTAGCCTTTGGAGGCTCCCGTGATGATGCACAGCGCTCTTCCCAGATCCCCGCAGGACTCTCCAGAGATCACGTCTTCCATTGTGGGACACTGACGAGGAGCTGGAGGTGGGATGATGGAGCAGCTCAGCGGAGCGCCGCTTTATGTCGAGTGACTCCGAGAGGAACGAATCAATTTCACACAGAGGGACACAAGAGATCTTTCACAAAGAGAGCATGAATGTGCAGAATATGacacattttttccattttttctgTCTTATTTTCCAGCACAAACATCTAAACACTCTTAAATCAGGAttcatttactggagaagagaaatgactgaagatattaagtcttatttgatgaaaaatgctTAGAAATCTGTCAGGggagtcagaaaaataatcttgttttctctttgaattcagtttatttttctgactcgagatatttgttcttgttttaagctcaaacacatttttcagtctcaatatcttcagtcatttctcttctccagtaaatgaatcttgatttaagaatatttagatgtttgtgctggaaaacaagacagaaacactgatcgttttttgcagtgtaaagcatttattaatcttaatgttaattttttagtGTAAATAACATCTAAAACTCTTACAAATGAGAAAAACAAGTAATGAATTATACAGGAACCAACGAGAGTGAAGCAGAATAACAGCAGAGTGGAAGTGTAAATGCGGAACAGGACAGAAAAGAGACTCTCTTTCAAGCAGAACTATATAATTATGATATAGGAATAATATCAGCTGTCCAGAGCAGTGTGTGTGTCGTACGTCTGATGTCCGGCACTAATCGTCCGAGCATGTGTTCTCACGAGACGGTCAGGAGGACACAAAATACGGTCACTGCTGCTCTTCCTGACGGATGAATATCAGGAATTAAACAAAATACACtttattaaaagtaatgcaCACTGTAAGCAAACAAAACATCAGTAGAAAGTTGGACTTTTTGCATTAAGTTTGCAGATGTTTCTAAAAACAATACAGAAATtttttgaaagagtctcttctgctcatcaggtctgcgtttatttgatcaaaaatacagtaaaaatgtgaaatatttttacaatgtaaatcagctgttttctatgtgaatatatagtaaagtgtaatttattcctgaattttcagcatcattactccagtcttcagtgtcacatgatccttcagaaatcattcttatatgatgattttctgctcaagaaacattcatgattattatcaatgttgaaaacagtttatatttctgtggaaactgaTGAATTTTATTTCTCAGGATTCTTTGGTGAATAtaaagttcagaagaacagcatgTCAGTCGATCATGTGGGCCGTGTTGAGCAGATGCGTCACACTCTTGACCAGCGGGTCAGTCACAGTAGCGACTGCATGTTTCGTTGGACTCTTGAATGGACTTGTGGTTAGTGTTGGAAGCAGCCAGAAGGTGCCGGCGGGGGAAGGAAGGTGCTGGAAGCGGTCCGGCGGGTGTCCAGCTGTCTTTTCTCCCCTCTTGACTGGCGGCTCCAACTGAGGGACAAAAATATCCCAAACTGAGGCTCTTACGGCGAGGGAAATACAGGCGTTTGAAATGTGTGCAAATGTTTGCTATCTGAAAGAGCATTAAATCTCTAACGCAGTAATTGCTGCGTGTGCCTGTTTCTGCTCTCTCCACAGTCCTCTGGACCTCCGGACCCGGACCGTCCCGTCCACAGCCTCACGCCTCACCTCGACACCCCCCTACTGAACCCCAACATGGTACAGCTGGAGCCGTCAGCTATTTTAGAAAGTGCcagtgaatcccagctgtcagTCTGAAGCTCACTGCGGTCCGAGAAGAAGACATGGAGTTTGTGGAAGTGTTTGACTCTCCAGGGAAAGGCCGGGGCCTGCGGGCCACCAAAGAGGCTTGGGCCGGAGACGTTCTGTTCGCTGAAGCCCCTTTCGCATCTGTGGTGTTTGACAGGTAAGAGTCTGATCGAAGTACAGTCAAACATGATGATTTCTACAGGAAGTGAAGGAGGAGGAACAAACAGGTCATTAGATCAGTGATGGACACTAAACCAGAACAaatggagtcagaaaaataaacctaattcatttgaaaacatttttctgactccattggcagatatttgttcttgttttaagcacaaactctcTTCATTTTTCagtcttaatatcttcagtcatttctcttctccagtaaatgaaTCTTGatttaaggatgtttagatgtttgtgctggaaaacaagacaaacatgatttctgaagagTAAAGTTACACTAGCGTTTGATCACTGTATTGTGtgtttaactgaaataaaatgaaataaaaacttgcTAGTTgacaaagcaacatttctcattttcatttagtttagctttgatgtactaaaataacaaactaaaactgaagcaaaaatgaataaagtatagacatatttaaaaagaacaaaaactattaaaaatgacaactctaactaaaattcaaatgaaaactgaaaatataaacataactGTAAAAATCGTCATGTTTAcaataaaacactttttctacttcaaaatttgccgtttctttgtaattatttgtgaaatttactagcgttttctgagtgaaaattttcaaagtaaatcactaaaaaataactaaaaaacaaaacaaatttacatatattttccATTGAT of the Megalobrama amblycephala isolate DHTTF-2021 linkage group LG12, ASM1881202v1, whole genome shotgun sequence genome contains:
- the sprb gene encoding sepiapterin reductase b; this translates as MEDVISGESCGDLGRALCIITGASKGYGRTLAFQLSCLLKPGSVLLLVARTADQLNEVKEDIVTLYGGQNKLDVRCVQADLEKTEGVEKTLQAAKETSSSEMEHLLLINNAASLGDVSRFAQTFTDPAEVNRYLSLNVSAALSLTAGVLQAFPRRLGLRRTVVNISSLCALKPFPSWVLYCTGKAARDMMFRVLAEEEPDVRVLSYAPGPLDTDMQLQARRFSGDLTLRRSFCSMCSEGQLLSCRESGAKLMKLLLDDDFPSGAHLDFYEL